taatatatatatatatgtgtgtgtgtataatttgtgttcATGAAATGATAGGAGAGGGAAATAGGTGCTGAAAgacctagtaaaaaaaaataaataaataactgctCTGGTCCTGTACTGTAAAATagtcctggtccttaagggattaAACTCTCCCACCATCTCTTTCCTTTAGTGTATTAATCTCAAAGTTGTCGAGGTCTTCCTTGCCTTTATCAGAGCAGCTTTGTATGTGAAAGATCCTGATTGCAAAGTAGAACCACAAATGGCTTGGTTATCGCACTGTTCTATGTCAAGGTTTATTTATTGCTGTTTAGGCACAATACCACCCATGATacaagaaaaaattaaattacaaatgTCATAAATACACCAAAATAGTACTTGTGCTCCTTATAATGAGACCTCCTTATTGGTTAGGCAATTGTGAAGTTTGaccttaatatatattattttagtgtGTACATTGTTTTTACAGCgcgtcacttttttttttgcaaatataaaGTTTTATAATAAGTTGGGCCTGTTGCCTACGTGAAAGTGGCTTCTGCACCCAAAGTTAACACAATGTGTTGCCTACATATAGGAAATTTAACGTTCAGTTAGAAAATATGAATACGTGCCGAAATAACGCCAGGTTTACAGTGGTTTTGTATAGCACTTAACAGGAGTGCACAAGGGCACCTGTTCCCACCCCTCACAGCGTTTACGGAGACGGAGCTGACCGGCGGGAGTATATATATCGCTCGCAGGGAAAATGTGTTGGGCAATTGCAAATGAGAGTATTTTGCAGTACCCACCCATACATTTGCAAAAGACACAATGTAACATCAAAGTGCATACAATGGTTGGGGGTCCCTTTTGAAGTCATAAACTCAGATGGGCAGCAGCCTGCGCCGGGCAAAGATTATCAACTGCAGGTCTCAAACGGAGTCTCTGAATAGCGAAATAGgaaatgtgatgtcatacatggaatctgttaaatacaaacaattACTTATTTCTCATCACTATAGCCAATGACCAGTGACCTTTTGATCTCCAGAAAATATCTACTAATGCCATCGCACTGTGCATGTTGTGGCTGTATCTACACCAGAAAGGTCTGCCAGTTACATATCAGAGACCAAGCTAGGGGGTATTCTTAGCTGCCCTCGTAGAACTCCCAGTTAGACCCCTGCACATTTCTCCTTACCAGAGTCCTTAAGAACATCCCCTTTATCTTTGCTTGTCTCTTTTTAAACAGTTCCCAAGCCGCCTCCTTTGCTTTTGCTCGTAGCCTACAACCTGGTTCAAGCCATGTATTGTATTATACAAGTTTTTTCCATCCCTGTGGTAACACATGTTCAGTGGCAATGGTATTTAAACACCATTTAACCTGCTTTGAAGTGTCTGCTCCTAACCTCAAGGTGCTTGTCATTAACAAGCATTGAGTCAGAGACTCGAAATTAGGAATTTGAAGGATTAGCATTTTATTTCTGGCTACCACTGATCTGCAGATTGCAATAAGTAGATTACAAGTATTAGTATGAGAAGTGGAAGCTTTCGTTTTGGCCGCATGTTATTTAGAGACTGGTTGGGGCACTGTTACCCGTTAACACTTGACAGAACTCTCACACAGAGCGCACTTGTAACCCATCTCGAATTGTGTGCAGATCCAGAAAACCATTATTACTACACAGTATAGTTTCAAAGGTTTCACATATAGCCCAATTTATCATGTAGTGCTGTAAGCGCTCCAATGGATGGTGGCAACCTCAGTCATTGCTACATGACACACATCATTTTCACATGTTGCCGACATCTCGTATGTGATCTCACACACGGCAGGCAGCACTTTATATTTTCTGGCCAGCAACATGTGAGAATTAAATGTCCTTAATGTGGTCATCCTGCTGCAagtatgtctgtttttttttggttttttttccccttttcctcTTGATGCtgccatttttaataataaaagttaatttGAGTAGGCAGTTTTCTGTTGGGgggttttactttttctttttatgtattacTCTTCAGTCTTGTATCACTAAGACATTGTTTTGGAGGTTGAATCTGTTCAGTGAATATCTCCTAATCTGATTGTGTGGCTGGATATACTACCTAGGCTAGGAGATAAATATGATGTGTCTTAGATCCCTTGAGGTCACTTATAAACACCTGCCAGAAGCCATTGTATACAAAGAAAGTAAAAAGCTCCACAGAACAAGCCCTTTCTAAATCTGATACAAGAGACCGTTCTTTTTACATGATGGTAGACTTCCAGTGATCAAATTCCTCAAGCATTTTCAGGACTCGGCAGGTATCGGGTCGTCGGTTGCGCACGATGAAGCATAAACCAAAATTCTTTCCCTTATACATTTAGAAGTGCAGTGTATAAATATTGTGCTTTCTGACAATCAATCTGGGAAAAGCTTAAGTTCATTGGTATGTGTTCTGTCATTGAATGCATTGTGCAAATTGTATTCAGGGACCCTCCAGAATTACGCCCATGGTCCTCCCTGAAGAGTCTGCCTGGCCCTGTTTTAGATtgagcttgcgagcagggtcTTCTTTAGATAACGTAACTGGTACTTTCTCTTTCAGCAGGTGCCCGtaatcaattaatcaattagATCAAGAGATTtagtcattttaataaaataaaggtgTTATTACCATTAATGTAATTCATTGATAATAGCCGTGTTAAGTTAGAATAAATCCAGGTGCTGCACAATGTGATGGCAATAGATAAATCCATTGTTATTATAGTTTATTAGAATTGGGTATTATTAGCAGTGTTGTTGGTAGTATtgattattagtagtagtagtatttgtttttcttttgtgcaGATTACTACAGCCCAGAAATGATTGGTCTCAAAACCGACCAAGAGGTTCTGGGGGAGCTGGTGAAGATGAAGATTCCAGCAGTGGCTGATTTGATGGAGAGAAATGGTATGATGTGGACGTTGGTGGTCTCCCGgtggtttatttgcttatttattgACATCCTTCCAGTAGAGGTAAGCCTCTTCATTCCTCCATGTAGAAGAATCCATGATCTCGGCTTGTTCTGTTTTGTTCCAagtgacacacacaccactatttcatttttattttatgtaggcTGTATGGAGCCACATATTATGACACTTTAAGTGCCAGCAATGTGGGAGCTTTggtttgccaaaaaaatggTGCCGGCACACTCGCATTATGAATAGATGATGGAATAAAAAAGTCTGTATGAAAGGACTGCAGTCATGTTCATCCATTACAGTGGAAGTCTCCTGTGTTTAAATGCACAAGACTTCAATAAAAAAGGAGAGCTTTGCACTTGAACATGAAtgaaaatagaattaaaatcAGATCCCGaatatggctgcttgctacCATGGAAACTAGTGAAAATGTGAAGAGTCAGGATGCTGGCAGCTCATCTATTGTGAGACCAGTTGGCCAGTATGTAGAAAATACATACGGGGATTGGTAACTGTGATGAAGGAAATCTCGCTTCCCCCATAATATTCTTGGGGAAAAAACAGACATGTAATCCATGCTAGTGGTCGGAAGCCGAGTCCACGTGGATCACTCTTGTGTTCAAGCGCCACCTAGTGCACATGTAGTCTTTTTGCACAACTATGATGTTACCAACATGCCTCGGGTAAGAAACTTTCAAAATTGATTGAATACAATTCAAAAATCTTGTttgaattaattttgttttacctTCCCAAACAGTAGTATCTGTGTAGCAAGTGACATACACGCTATACAGGTTTTAGGCAGCTTCAGTAAACAGAGAAACTTTTCCTGTGCTGCGTATAGCgatgaaaatgaagcagatCCTATCACATcgaatgagttttttttttttttttacgttttccATAGACAGTGTTGCGAATATGGGACTGCTTATTCTATGAGGGATCAAAGATTATTTTCCGTGTGGCCTTAACACTAATCAAGCATTACAAAGCATTCCTGTTAGAAGCCAGAAATTTTCCTGATATTTGTGAGAAGTTCAAAGCGATTACTAAAGGAAAATTTGTTACAGAATGCCACGACTTCATGCaggtaaaatgtgtatatattcacacacGTATATGCAGGGGCATACTGTAAAGATGTGTTATTAATAGAAcagaataaacatttaaagttgccttttaatgtattttgtgcTGATTTTTATGTTTGCACTGGCAGTAAACTATGAATCGCCAAAATATTTTACGTTCTTTTTGGATAAACagcgtgtttaatacccctgCTGTGTCATGCATAatatacttgtgtatatattattcttGCCTAGCATGAAGTTCCACTTCCTGGTGAGATAATTTAATCATGTTTTTGTTAGAGATTCTTTGGAGTGTATAGTCACTGGGGTGCATacgcatatgtgtgtgtgcagaatatataattatacgcCCGATTTAtaagccgcacccttaaagtttggtggaatggtaaaacaggaatatatgtatttaaaaaaaatgttgtatctattatgctttatgccccctgatatgctttatgccccatAAATACCCCATATATAGCGCTGCAGGGAAGCCTCAGActacctccgctgctgctggcacctctgccagggcttctatggtggagcactggaaggtcatgtaatgccggcgctccttcatagaagccccggcagaagtgctggcaccagtgggggttgtctgcatcgtgcagacgtccaccggctgccagagagtaggatccaggtcccctgcagcgctgcgggggataaTTTAGCAGGGCTAAATCAAAgacgaaaaaaaaacacctgcccagcgcctggaactgcatgtacTGGGTGTTGGGTGATAGGAATTGCGCACCCCTGCGCTAAACCTCAATTATAGGCCTACAATCAGGCCAATgcggtatgtgtgtatatatatatagatagatagatagacagacatttgacaatgtgtattttattgcaGAGAATCTTTGTTGAACCTGGAAGTCTATCTCGATCTACTATTACCAAACTCCGAGAAAAACACAAGTCGACGCTACTCACTCAGGAATAATTCAAGAATTCTGATCTTCGGGAAATTATGAATTACACATTCCATTATTACGACTGTACAGATTAACCCCCTACAAGGACATGATACAAAACATGTTGTAGGATTGACCATGAGGGGGGGAAAGGATATCACTGACTGTTAGCCGAGACCAACCCACCTGCCTTTAAGTGCTTAATACTTTTTGTACTGTACTTTAGTAGAAACtatattttgtgattttgtAAATTTACTTGAAGCATGTACATTTAATCTGTTAAGACTTGTAAATCAGatctatattaaaatatttattttcaatgttaTTTCCTGTCCTGGCAGACTGCAaatgtatcaaatatatattcactgtacacaatacaaaaaaaaccccacttattttaaacttttttacgTTACTGTTTATTCACTAGCCTATGTAAGGTCAATTTCATTGACTTTATTACGAGGGGCCAAACCCAGTGGGTTTCTTGTGCAAGCGGGGTCTAGTGGATCCTGCATTACCAAGTTGTGGAAAGGAATTGTTTTGAATTACCTGTTAAGTTGAATAATCCCTCACGTACCAGCAGACACCCAGTACGAGTGGATTGTGCACCTTACTGCACGCTCTTGTGCATTATATATGTAGCTCTCGCCCTTTAAAACGTAGTCCCTGCTTAATATCAATCTCTGAGGTCCACAAACTTGAAAGACATTGAAGGATTGATCAAAACTAGAACACAGAATGGGCGTCCAAAGCAATTTTAATTTCTGAGCCCCAGCTGAGATTTTATGCCATACGAGGGACAGACAACTGACCATAAGAGGCAGTAGATCAGGAAAGCTCAGCAAACTACCAAAGTAGTTCATGTGGTATAAGGCTGCCGAATGTCTCGATAAAGTGTAGACTTGCATGGCCTGTTTCCCATAAAATCACTTCCCCTGCGAGCTGCATACAGGACTGAACTCTCCCAATTGTCAAGAACCTGTTGTACAACGCTGTGGAGTAtgaaggtgctatataaaataaataccatCAACAGTAAAAGGGAGGGAGCTAGCCCTGCTGTGTTCTGCAAAAGATGTGATGTTTCTCAGTACGAGAATTAAGGCTAAAAGGAAGATTGTCAGTATCTACTGCCATGTCTTGTGCGAAGGTCATTACACTCGTACATATTGGTATTGATGCATTAACTAAATGTATAGAAAGGGTCATCGTAACATTTGTTGACTCGGCATCCTTTGTGATCATACGCTGTAGTTTAGCTGTTGATCAGTTCCTGGTGTACTCCTTTGCCCCTGTGGGATACATACGGTGCATAAATAGCCACACAAACTCTAGTTTTGCCTTAGAAATGTCGACCTAAAACACATGCACTCCTCATAGAATAGCTGGGCCAGTGAATAATGGGAGTAGAATTTGGTTTCGATGTTGGTTTTTGTAGTCTTTGAAGCTTCCTGTACGTTTTATATACGGACCCCAGATGACCACATTTCCATTCATTGAAAAATGAATAGTTTTTATACAAAGGTTGTTCTTAAATCTGTATCTTATATTGTCTCAGTTGAAGCTGATCTAGTGCCTTTATTTTTACCCTTTCAAACTCTGCTACGCATCTGTAGCTTTAAgtaaattatgtatattttcagAACACTCCCACATGACTAAATTAGTAGATTTGTCCCTTTACAATCAATACACACATCTTAAAAGCCTCCCAATGCATCACCGTGAAATAATTATGTATcgtagttacatagttcataaggttgaaaaaagacctaagtccatcaagttcaacccttctacctaacctttctattcttgatccaaaagaaggccaaaaaaccctaattaagctacttcgaattctgccatcaggagaaaaaattccttcttgactccaagaggcaatcggatttctccttggatcaagaagctctaaaatattaatattattctatttatatccctgtatatcgtgcctttctaagaaaatatcgaggccccttttgaaggtatccaatgtattggataacaccacctcctttggaagtgaattccataccttaattgtcctcactgtaaaaaatcccttcctttgtcgtctatgaaacctgcgctcttccagtctcagagggtgaccttttgttctttgtatatttctgttaatgaacaggtcaccgaagagctctttacattggccctgcatatatttatataatgttatcatatcccctctgagacgccgtttttccagtgtatataattttaacttttttagtctctcttcataactagtatcggTTGTGTGGAGAAGAGGATTGATgtgaaatgttaataaaaatcaataaccattttaaagaaaaccatGTATTTATTAGCATTGTTAAGGCAATGCAACACATTTAAGTATCCAACCCCAACCAGGCTTAAAGCTAGCCAATCagcatatacatatctatactGTACATATGTGCAGAAAAATACCATCCAAACTTAGAACATTAATAAAGGAAAGAATGCAATATttcaagagacaaaaacaaaaaccaagaaCTGTCACCCATTTTAGAAAATTAACGGCTCTGAAAAAGCAGAGCATCAGGAACAGCAAACAAGACGTCTCCACTATTGCATTGTTAATGCCCTGCACGAGCGGCATTGCGTTTATTACTGAATTAGAGTAGTAGAAGCATTGGAATCTAAACAAGAgagaaaattaatttaaaaaaaaaaaccactacaACCAGGTGAATTTAGTTTGATGTCAGTAATTCCGATATGCAGATCGGTCTGTGATGCTTACTCATTGCAGGTAAGaaattccctttatgtatgAATGTCTGAATGAGCACAGTGCTTTTGAACACCTCTGTAAAATATCGCATTCACTTAGAACGCTAGTGGATCATTTACTCAGAGGGAGTGGTGGCGAGGATCTTGACTCCTAAATAGTCACGTTCTTTATGTGCACCTACCATTTCTTTTTCTGCCAGTCTTTACAGCTGGAAATAGCTATACCTCTTTATGCATTAGGATGGCCCCAAGAGCATTGTGCCGATGTAAAGCACCACGAAAAGCTCAGCTTTCGTAAGGTATAGTAAACCAGAAAGAGGCTTTTGTCTATGATGCCCAGAGAAACTCCTCACGCTCTCCAAGATGCCAACAGTAAAGCGGAGCAGCAAGCACTGTCAGAAAAAGTTCAGCGCACATAAAACTACTTCTTCAGGAGATCAACGAATGCCCCTTTAAGAGcaataaacttgttttttcCTACTTTTGAGCATCATAATTTCAATTAAAGATCTCAGTGCATAGTCAACATATgcagaaacacattaaaataacagaatatCTTATTAAGCGGTTTGTGTGACGTTGTGCTCACACAGATTAGTATCCCTAATCAAAAATGCCTGTTCACAGCAATCTTCTTGTTGATATAATGGGAAATTTACAATGGGTGGGGTATCAATtatattgtttgatatccaGCATGACTTCTCTTCCTTCCGACGAGATAGGCGATCAGTACAATCAGAACAAGTCCAGCCAGGGCAGCACCAACCACAATCGGCACCAGCATGCTATTCTCATCCAGAGCACACTCCACAGCTGGGGAACAAAGGAGACGATAttataatataccatattttatCTACTAGTCTCTAGACATTCACATTGCATTAAATTCAACATGTTAATGTTATAATACTGGGATTTAATTCACAAGGTCACCaagactacaaaaaaaaacaatagcaaATGTGATGGATTCCTTTCAAATGTTTGCTCACAGACTGATAGACTCCTTTCTTAACCATCTGAAGGAAAGTTGGGGAAAATGATAACATGATATGGTTCAGTACGCCGTCATCCTTTTGTTTGGGcaattctgcccccccccagctatttgctGCGCAGAAGAGGTGTTCAGGtaaacacatctccttgcaTGTGATGTACTTACCGCCAGTCTAGTCCACCGGCGCCTCTGCAAATGCTTCAGGAGGGGGTCTATTAAATGGGAGACCCTGCttcaaagcagccaatcagtggcaagaacagTCAGcccacagaggaggagggcagTTGGAAAGCGTTTACTTGTTCACTATCCTATAGATGTATAGGTACATCTTTAAAAGGTGAGGCAAAATGCCTCTTAGGACACACCGGAAAGTCATGCATTTTCCATACTGTCTGGAGCCCTGTTTGCTGATcgcagtgtgatcagtgcaggggagATTTCTACCTCTTCCAACAAATTAAACattgcaacaaaaaaataaatacatttttaaatactaaaaaaaaatcttcactaTCCCAAACTCCTTAAGGCACTAATACTAAAAGTAGTACACTATAGGGTAATATACAGGGGATGGATGTGGCCgtctagaacataaaaaaaatgtttgtgggGTATTCCTGTTATCAGGGGTTGTTGCCAACCATTAAGGAGGGCATTGTTTATAAGTGACACCTACTGTGTAAAAGACATTCCAagcaaaacacttttttaaagaatatttagtgttatttatggttttttttttttatatatcattttagaCATCCTTTTTTCAGGACATGTAGGTACATTATAACACGGAAAAAGAGGAGTCTTGATTAAACCAGCTTAcagtaaaaatggaaaaaaatatggtacTTGGGGTACTAAAAACCCTTCGCGGGGGCTGTCAAGGTCAGTACATGAGAGCACCCAAGAGCACTCAGAATTACAATATTAGAAAGGGTCTGTTTAAATGCTGCATTACATACTCTGGTTAAGACAGATACATTGATCCTGAACAATGTTCACACCCTACCTACACAACAAGTAACCTAATGCTGGTGAAGATAAAACGATCACTGCTTACCAGGTCCAAATGCATTTCCGCTCACGTCAAAAGGCTGAATTTGAACGTTGTAGGTGTTCAGTGTGAATTTGCTCGTGATTTCAAGAGCTTGTTTAGCATTGCACCTGTAGGATTTACGGGCTGTAGTCTGAAAGTACGTCAGGCTATTATTTGCCACTCCAAGCTTGGGAACTGCACACAGGAAAGCCGGATTAGATTGAAACATTTCAAATTTAAGGCATGAGCTCGCAAACGTTTaggtaaaactaaaaaaataccttttgaaTCTGCCGGCAGGGTTGTGTTCGCTGCTACACCGCTAAGGTAATATTTACCGGCACTGGAATTCTGTAACAAAAATGGGAACTCGTGTGAGATGAACATTAAAGGGATACTACCAGCAAAACTCAGATTTAACTTGCtgcaaattttaaaatatatttatatttaatataaaatacttgTGCACATTCATAAAATGTTAGTAATCAGCcgctatattaaataaaaatacacaatgttaaattaataaatgaataataaaaaataaaattaaactagaaagtaaaaaacattttataccaTGGCCTGTTACTTTCATTTGCAAATAAACGCACCAAAGTATTGTATGACAGGAGCACAAATTGTAAGTTTTCAAGTTTCTCATTCAAAGAGAGCTCCATTGGTAAGCGGCACACACATTtcactttatttctttgaaCAATGTTTGAAAGGCTACTCATAAGAACGTGTTTCTGACTAGGATGAACAAGACGCGGCGTTCTTCTTACCAATGCAAACTGAAGGGAGAGCTGCACAGCATCAGATGACAATAATATGATTGCTGAAGTATTTCCACAGCTTCCACTCACGTTAAAATTGTTTCGATCAATATTGAAAACATACAGggcatcctaaaaaaaaaacagaagtgtGTTTTAATTAATGCGCTGAAATATTTGCTGTAAAATACTACAcaagccaaaaaaaataaaaaattgtgttGAGAAACCGCAGAAAAATGGTCTAAAGCTTGATTTGACATTTTCCCCCCCAAACGCTCAGCAGCTGCCTACTGTTTTTACAAAAAGTACCTGCTTGCTTCACAATTCACAGAACCCAATAAGGAGGGAGAGTTAATGCATGCCCAATACGGCCACGGTGTAAGGGGTTCCGTAGCAAGGGATGGCACGTTTGAATATGGTAAGAcaggttttgtatgttttttacgTTTACCCTTCTTGTATTTAGTTTCTATGAAACGTATTGTTCGGTAACCAGTGATCACTGCCCAGTATACCATGTTCGATTACATTGCTTCAGATGCGAGTTGCACACCTTGTCATCCTGTTTAGTGTAGGTGACGTTAAGCTGCAAGCCCATTTTCGCTAGTATGCAAGGTCCAGATGTCCCGTTAACCGTGTAATCCCCCACTGGGGGGGGCGTTGGTACAAACGGTGCACTTGTCGGTGCTGCAGTCGTAGGTGGTGAAGTAGGGACAACATCCTCGCTGCACAAAGTGTCTACgagaaagaataaataattaacCCAAGTAGGGACATTTTACAGTCTTGCAAACACACATGTATTTCACATGTTAATGCTAGAAAGACATTTCTTTGCAGCATACCCCAGGAACATTCTGACACGTCTCCATGTAACATGTAtgccatacacatacacagtgtATTAACGTG
This sequence is a window from Spea bombifrons isolate aSpeBom1 chromosome 2, aSpeBom1.2.pri, whole genome shotgun sequence. Protein-coding genes within it:
- the LAMP1 gene encoding lysosome-associated membrane glycoprotein 1, with product MKKVQADGERRLGECGRAAVLLLVLGCFHSASSVPFEVKEGNNTCIIADIFINFTVEYTALGKQEKAAFDLPSNAEVDSRSTCGTENGTAPVLAISFRNHSLTINFTKTASSYQVAEIVFAYNLSDKNIFPNATENVTKEVSSNNSAISAEMNTFYRCFHPHLITMGSVNATFHDVKIEAFLKQNTYSKKDTLCSEDVVPTSPPTTAAPTSAPFVPTPPPVGDYTVNGTSGPCILAKMGLQLNVTYTKQDDKDALYVFNIDRNNFNVSGSCGNTSAIILLSSDAVQLSLQFALNSSAGKYYLSGVAANTTLPADSKVPKLGVANNSLTYFQTTARKSYRCNAKQALEITSKFTLNTYNVQIQPFDVSGNAFGPAVECALDENSMLVPIVVGAALAGLVLIVLIAYLVGRKRSHAGYQTI